One Panicum virgatum strain AP13 chromosome 9K, P.virgatum_v5, whole genome shotgun sequence genomic region harbors:
- the LOC120647202 gene encoding uncharacterized protein LOC120647202 isoform X1 — translation MDVDLNKPAVEEAEGLDLNAVVLEEAHGLDLNQPIMVDDNDNGFDLNLPLDEYGAVDFSFLQNLAESAVEAPIQANHRRKEMTEELRKQVYQALLARNKNGKLGKQDTASVADQFGLHIRTVQRLWKRGKIQLANSVPVVVSSLKKGRVGRKAVPVDLEPLRNIPLKERMTIEDVCNQLHLSKWRIQRYLKKGFLRHHSSSIKPYLTQANKKSRLKWCVDMIERELLADPRFKDFYDFDH, via the exons ATGGACGTCGACCTGAACAAGCCTGCAGTGGAGGAAGCCGAGGGGCTCGACCTCAACGCTGTTGTACTGGAGGAAGCACATGGGCTCGACCTCAACCAGCCTATTATGGTGGATGACAACGACAATG GCTTTGATTTGAACCTTCCATTGGATGAATATGGTGCGGTTGATTTCAGTTTTCTACAGAACCTCGCTG AATCTGCTGTTGAGGCTCCCATTCAAGCAAACCACCGAAGGAAAGAGATGACAGAGGAACTCAGGAAACAAGTTTATCAAGCTTTGTTGGCTAGAAACAAGAATGGAAAACTAGGCAAGCAAGATACTGCAAGTGTTGCCGATCAGTTTGGCCTTCACATCCGAACAGTTCAACGTTTATGGAAGCGAGGTAAAATTCAACTTGCAAACTCTGTCCCGGTTGTGGTTTCTAGTCTAAAGAAGGGTAGAGTTGGCCGTAAGGCAGTCCCTGTTGATTTAGAACCATTGCGCAACATTCCTCTAAAGGAAAGAATGACCATAGAGGATGTGTGCAACCAATTACACTTGAGCAAATGGAGGATTCAAAGGTATTTGAAAAAGGGTTTTCTTAGGCACCACTCTAGTagcatcaaaccatatctcactcaAGCTAACAAAAAGTCTAGGTTAAAGTGGTGTGTTGATATGATAGAGAGAGAATTGCTTGCTGATCCAAGGTTTAAGGATTTTTATGACTTTGATCATTGA
- the LOC120648254 gene encoding uncharacterized protein LOC120648254 — MDAVEESVPYSSRDASEDLAEDSMEAPAEVAPDSMEALEWVLPDSMETLGSVLPVSMEAPDSAMPDSMESLVEVLPDSVLPDSTIVPDSVLPEDQPSLCVRCSTTHGDSDEEGCHLARRLASRCARCGLVHRDYDLAAKIMGDMEKFDCEVFIPDVNELQMDGDTILVPDHVLIKLDKQMEDAKNKHLMQQD; from the exons ATGGATGCGGTGGAGGAGTCGGTGCCGTACTCTAGCAGGGATGCGTCAGAGGATTTGGCGGAGGACTCCATGGAAGCGCCGGCGGAGGTCGCGCCGGACTCCATGGAGGCGCTGGAATGGGTGCTGCCGGACTCCATGGAGACGCTGGGCTCGGTGCTGCCGGTCTCCATGGAGGCGCCGGACTCGGCCATGCCGGACTCCATGGAGTCGCTGGTGGAGGTCTTGCCGGACTCGGTGCTGCCGGACTCCACCATCGTTCCGGACTCGGTGCTGCCGGAGGACCAGCCTTCCCTTTGCGTTCGCTGCAGCACGACACACGGCGACAGTGACGAAGAAGGATGCCACCTAGCTCGTCGCCTCGCCAGCAGGTGCGCCCGCTGCGGTTTAGTTCACAGAGACTACGATCTAGCAGCAAAGATTATGGGAGACATGGAAAAGTTCGATTGTGAGGTTTTTATTCCTGATGTCAACGAGCTGCAAATGGATGGCGACACTATACTTGTGCCTGACCATGTTTTGATTAAGTTGGACAAGCAAATGGAAGATGCAAAGAACAAACA TTTGATGCAGCAAGACTAG
- the LOC120647202 gene encoding protein PAM68, chloroplastic-like isoform X2 — MELPLSVHAALLSCGSAPIVFGLRSRSAAPSRRAWPLQARRNKNYRSDEDAGGAAEAKIITLGRPGKSRRRRNRKQEQQPQKDEADDDEEEEDERDATIPEVVTNRMMRRVGVSVGLPLALGVGFFPVFYYLKAVQKVDVPTWIPFGVSFVFFGAALLGVSYGIVSASWDPAREGSLLGWTEARRNWPVFWDSLRGRSPPRRG, encoded by the coding sequence ATGGAGCTGCCGCTCTCCGTTCACGCCGCCCTCCTCTCCTGCGGCTCCGCGCCCATCGTCTTCGGGCTCCGCTCCCGCTCCGCCGCTCCGAGCCGCCGCGCCTGGCCGCTCCAAGCCCGCAGGAACAAGAACTACAGgagcgacgaggacgccggcggcgccgcggaggcCAAAATCATCACCCTCGGCCGGCCGGGGAAGAGCCGGCGGCGCCGCAACAGgaagcaggagcagcagccgcAGAAGGATGAAGCCGAcgacgatgaggaggaggaggacgagcgcGACGCGACGATCCCGGAGGTGGTGACGAACCGGATGATGCGGCGCGTGGGGGTGTCGGTGGGCTTGCCGCTGGCGCTGGGCGTGGGCTTCTTCCCGGTGTTCTACTACCTCAAGGCGGTGCAGAAGGTGGACGTGCCGACGTGGATCCCCTTCGGCGTGTCCTTCGTCTTCTTCGGCGCCGCGCTGCTGGGGGTCAGCTACGGCATCGTGTCCGCGAGCTGGGACCCCGCCAGGGAGGGCTCCCTGCTCGGCTGGACCGAGGCCCGCCGCAACTGGCCCGTCTTCTGGGACTCGCTCCGGGGGCGCTCGCCTCCTCGCCGGGGATAG